A region from the Thermanaeromonas toyohensis ToBE genome encodes:
- a CDS encoding sugar kinase, which produces MAKVVTFGEIMLRLSPPGYSRLVQADHLEVTYGGGEANVAVSIANYGGDAAFVTKVPANPLGQAAINHLRRFGVDTRYILRGGERLGIYFLEHGASQRPSKVVYDRKGSSISQVQPGEFNWEEIFQGAKWFHFTGITPALGDNVAAVTLEAVQAAKKLGLTVSCDLNYRKNLWSPAKAQETMTKLIQYVDIAIGNEEDAEKVFGIKAAASDVTTGQLNEEGYRQVALELVRRFNLKMVAITLRESYSAFDNGWSALLYDGKEFYRSRRYQIHIVDRVGGGDAFAGGLIYALMEGFHVRDALEFAVAASCLKHTIPGDFNHVTREEVMTLMQGDASGRVQR; this is translated from the coding sequence ATGGCTAAAGTAGTAACCTTCGGCGAGATAATGCTTAGGCTTTCACCTCCAGGGTATTCCCGGCTGGTGCAGGCGGACCACCTAGAGGTCACCTACGGCGGCGGGGAAGCCAATGTAGCTGTATCTATTGCCAATTACGGTGGTGATGCAGCCTTTGTAACTAAGGTGCCTGCTAATCCCTTAGGCCAGGCAGCCATTAATCATCTGCGCCGTTTTGGAGTAGATACCCGCTATATTTTGCGGGGAGGTGAACGCCTGGGGATTTACTTCCTGGAGCATGGCGCTTCCCAGCGGCCCTCTAAAGTGGTGTATGATCGTAAGGGTTCCAGCATTTCTCAAGTACAACCCGGCGAATTTAATTGGGAGGAGATCTTCCAGGGAGCTAAATGGTTCCACTTCACTGGAATCACACCGGCCTTGGGGGATAATGTGGCCGCGGTGACTCTGGAAGCCGTGCAGGCGGCCAAGAAGCTGGGCCTTACGGTTAGCTGCGATCTTAACTACCGTAAGAACCTATGGTCGCCCGCCAAGGCTCAGGAGACTATGACTAAGCTAATACAATATGTAGACATTGCCATTGGCAATGAAGAGGATGCGGAGAAGGTTTTTGGAATTAAAGCCGCAGCCTCGGATGTGACTACAGGTCAGCTTAACGAAGAGGGGTACCGGCAGGTGGCTTTAGAGCTTGTCCGCAGGTTTAACTTGAAGATGGTGGCCATTACTTTAAGGGAGAGCTATTCGGCCTTTGATAACGGTTGGTCGGCCCTCCTTTACGATGGGAAAGAATTTTACCGCTCCCGACGCTACCAGATCCATATCGTGGACCGGGTAGGAGGCGGGGATGCCTTTGCTGGGGGGCTGATTTATGCCCTCATGGAAGGTTTCCACGTACGCGATGCTCTAGAATTTGCGGTAGCTGCTTCTTGTCTAAAGCACACCATACCTGGTGACTTTAACCATGTCACCCGGGAGGAAGTAATGACCCTTATGCAAGGTGATGCTTCTGGACGCGTCCAGAGGTAG
- a CDS encoding IclR family transcriptional regulator, whose protein sequence is MIQVGETGSVQVLERALKILEALAREREGLGLNELARRVGLHKSTTYRLLQTLKEYGYVDQDNTYGHKKYTLGFKILELSGSLLEGLDVRKVARPYLEQLAAQTQEVAHLVIPDGDEAVYVDKVEGNRTIRMYSQIGRRVPLHSTAVGKAILACLPWPEVESLLSNKGLPRFTSRTIVDWSTLAEHLEQVRKQGYAVDDGENEEGIRCVGAAILDHRGRVIAALSLSGSEVHMTWERIPELGSLVREAAKEISRRMGFQRNASRDF, encoded by the coding sequence GTGATACAAGTGGGTGAAACAGGGAGCGTACAGGTGTTAGAGAGGGCTCTTAAAATCTTAGAAGCCTTAGCCCGGGAACGGGAAGGACTGGGCCTTAATGAACTTGCCCGGAGGGTAGGGTTGCATAAGAGTACAACTTACCGACTGCTGCAGACGTTAAAAGAATATGGGTATGTGGATCAGGATAATACTTACGGACACAAGAAGTATACGTTAGGATTTAAAATACTGGAGCTAAGCGGAAGCCTTCTAGAGGGCCTTGATGTGCGCAAAGTTGCCCGGCCCTATCTTGAGCAACTGGCTGCCCAGACCCAGGAGGTGGCTCACCTGGTAATTCCCGACGGGGATGAAGCCGTCTATGTAGATAAGGTCGAAGGTAACCGTACTATACGCATGTACTCCCAGATCGGACGGAGGGTACCGCTCCATTCTACAGCTGTGGGTAAGGCCATCCTGGCTTGTCTTCCTTGGCCGGAGGTGGAGAGCCTTTTAAGCAATAAGGGGCTACCCCGGTTTACTTCCCGTACCATCGTTGACTGGAGCACACTAGCAGAGCACTTAGAACAGGTACGCAAGCAGGGTTATGCTGTGGATGATGGAGAAAATGAGGAAGGTATCCGCTGCGTAGGTGCTGCTATTTTAGATCATCGGGGTAGGGTAATAGCAGCCTTAAGCCTTTCAGGTTCGGAAGTTCATATGACTTGGGAAAGGATTCCAGAGCTAGGTAGCCTGGTACGCGAGGCGGCTAAAGAAATTTCTCGCCGGATGGGATTTCAGAGGAATGCTAGCAGGGATTTTTGA
- a CDS encoding CAP domain-containing protein, whose amino-acid sequence MRRLGLLSGKKILPIVLALLFIFGPAAEGAVYYSPVGYYTQRLFVSWPGWLYRFKLVTQPVSQHWPVPSTPQSQPTTVPSAQFQPIPAPKPSLIPAPKPTPTTPLSGSASYQLSLYEQRVVELVNAERLKAGLTPLQVDLDLSRVARLKAEDMRDKNYFSHNSPTYGSFIEMLRRFGIPYRTAGENIAAGYRSPEAVVAAWMASPGHKSNILNPTFTRLGVGYASGGSYGHYWVQLFIGR is encoded by the coding sequence ATGCGACGTCTCGGACTTCTGTCTGGCAAGAAAATTTTGCCCATTGTGTTAGCCCTACTTTTTATCTTTGGACCAGCTGCTGAAGGAGCGGTATATTATAGTCCGGTAGGGTATTATACCCAGCGCTTGTTTGTTTCCTGGCCAGGGTGGCTTTACCGCTTTAAGCTGGTAACGCAACCTGTTTCCCAGCACTGGCCAGTACCGTCTACCCCTCAATCTCAGCCTACCACAGTACCTTCTGCTCAGTTTCAGCCTATTCCGGCCCCTAAACCTAGCCTTATTCCCGCGCCAAAGCCTACACCTACTACTCCTTTGTCTGGGAGTGCTTCTTACCAGTTAAGTCTTTATGAGCAACGGGTAGTAGAATTGGTAAATGCTGAGCGGCTTAAAGCTGGCCTTACGCCTCTACAAGTAGACCTTGATCTTTCCCGGGTAGCCCGGCTTAAGGCTGAAGATATGCGGGATAAGAACTACTTTAGCCATAATTCCCCTACCTATGGTTCCTTTATAGAGATGCTACGCCGTTTCGGGATACCTTACCGGACGGCTGGAGAAAACATCGCTGCTGGCTACCGTAGTCCGGAGGCGGTAGTAGCGGCTTGGATGGCCAGCCCAGGCCATAAAAGCAACATTCTTAATCCAACCTTTACCAGACTCGGGGTAGGCTATGCGAGCGGCGGAAGTTATGGCCATTATTGGGTACAACTGTTTATAGGGCGCTAA
- a CDS encoding sulfurtransferase TusA family protein produces the protein MAVYRLNVYGEMCPLPIIRTKLRLKGLAQGDILIVESDHSCTTQALVDVVRKMGHRTQVRVVGNGLWEIHIEKSS, from the coding sequence ATGGCAGTATACAGGCTCAATGTTTACGGCGAGATGTGCCCACTGCCCATTATACGTACCAAATTACGGCTTAAAGGTTTGGCCCAGGGTGATATCCTTATTGTGGAAAGCGACCATAGTTGCACAACCCAAGCCCTGGTGGATGTGGTAAGGAAGATGGGGCACCGCACCCAGGTTCGGGTAGTAGGAAACGGCCTCTGGGAGATCCATATTGAAAAAAGCTCATGA